The proteins below come from a single Aegilops tauschii subsp. strangulata cultivar AL8/78 chromosome 6, Aet v6.0, whole genome shotgun sequence genomic window:
- the LOC109775545 gene encoding GEM-like protein 4 encodes MRKSSCGHVIGVPVTSKAYALEEATTRGAGAAKKEGDRLAVSLTHPSPYASFGYKHSSKGQVIHWVNKLGRRAQGFRDHVTLGPKLSETVKGKLSLGARILQAGGVERVFRQAFSAEKGERLVKALQCYLYTTSGPIAGMLFVSTRKIAFRSDRSLTVTSLAGDVARVPYKVVVPLGRIKRVQPSENADNPEQKYIHMATVDGFEFWFMGFVSYQRCCKYMQQVISSQL; translated from the exons ATGAGGAAGTCGAGCTGCGGCCATGTGATCGGAGTGCCTGTGACCTCCAAGGCGTACGCCTTAGAGGAGGCGACCACCAGGGGCGCCGGGGCGGCTAAGAAGGAGGGCGATCGCCTCGCCGTCTCGTTGACCCACCCGAGCCCCTACGCGTCCTTCGGCTACAAACACAGTAGCAAGGGTCAGGTGATCCATTGGGTGAACAAGCTGGGCAGACGGGCTCAGGGCTTCAGGGACCACG TGACCTTGGGGCCGAAGCTGTCGGAGACGGTGAAGGGGAAGCTCAGCCTGGGCGCGAGGATCCTGCAGGCCGGCGGCGTGGAGCGGGTGTTCCGGCAGGCCTTCTCGGCCGAGAAGGGCGAGCGGCTGGTGAAGGCGCTGCAGTGCTACCTCTACACCACCAGCGGGCCCATCGCCGGGATGCTCTTCGTCTCCACCAGGAAGATCGCCTTCCGCAGCGACCGCTCCCTCACCGTCACCTCGCTCGCCGGCGACGTCGCTCGGGTGCCGTACAAGGTGGTGGTGCCGCTGGGGAGGATCAAGAGGGTGCAGCCGAGCGAGAACGCCGACAACCCGGAGCAGAAGTACATACACATGGCCACCGTGGACGGGTTCGAGTTCTGGTTCATGGGCTTCGTCAGCTACCAGAGGTGCTGCAAGTACATGCAGCAGGTCATCTCGTCCCAGCTGTGA